The genomic stretch AAATTAatgttttacataatttttacTTACTgtaaaattctttttttttaaatttcttaccttctttttcaaattgctggcactggaaatgttatttgttttatttaacagCTGCACTCAatagaaaaaagttttatttagcAAGTGTTAAGTATTGACAGTGAGTATCGGGTGCTTGTTTGGACACTTGATTGATTCTGCAGAATGACACAGTACAGGCAGTCAGGAAAAGATGATGAAAAAATGCtgataatataaaatactgtaaatattaattaatattaattaacatAAAATAGCTGAATGTGTTCATTTGATGATCAAATACATGGCAGACTTCGTGCTCAAGCCTCTTTTCCACTGAATTGGATCATGACGCCTGCCATtttgtgtttgtcagcatgtcgccAATATTAGAAtattgcagaaacatttataaTACACAATGATTTTCTACAGCCTTAATGTACGTTTGgcatcattattcttgctaattagacaatatgatgatgatgagaaaaatgtcagacCCATGTGCTTGCAATACTTTCATCATCCTGAAGGGGTGGGGCGTCcatgagctggaaggtgcttgccACTGCCATCCTCCCACAGAGAGAAAGCCAGGTTCCCAACTGTGTATTCATTACATCCCCTGAGGGGGGCGCTGTTTTTTCTGACCTACACTCTGCCAACAAGACTTTGACCTTGCTAAAGCGCCTttaatcacttcctgtttcccactGCTTGGCTCGCAACAACGTCGAGATGAATCTATGAAATCATAATTTTTCACATTCTCGCTTCCCGACCAAAGGGAGAAACTGTTCGCATATTTATCCACATAGAATATTTTCTTATAGTTGCTTGACCTACGCCGTTTTAAAGGTTTGTAAACATGTCTGCCGAAGAAGCGGACAAGCCAGCCACCACGGATGCTAACGCTggggatgaggaggaagaatgGTTGTATGGaggtaaaatgttattattaatgttattattaattatgtccTTAAATGTCATCTACCCATCAGCCAGTGGCGTTGATTTGTGTGATTGCTGCTTTATCATTGCACATCTCACCAGTAAAGCCATCGCTACATTAATATTTGCTAAATAGTTAGCCTATCTTTGCTAGGCTAACCGAGGCTATCTGAGCGTGACCCAAGTAAATACGTTTGTGTACGTACTTACTCGTTgttaaatgaaatgtttatttactatttactacaATGTTGGGCTTTTAGTGTATTATTTAATGTAAATTCATCACACGCTCACTTCTTTTCAGATGAATCTGAGGGCAAAGACGAGGAAGAAGCCAAACCGAATGCTGCTGACAGGTATCTGAAACGCATTTAAACAGACACAAACGACATCTATTTAAAGGGGAGTTCATGCACATAGAACGACAACGCCCCCCTGTTTGTATTTCAATTCACTAATGAAGTCAGTCACTTCATTTCCTCAATTCCTCAAAGTCAATGTTGGAAAGTTATGCAGCTTTTTCTCTGTAATACTTGCTTCATCCTCAACTCCAGAGTTACAGATGCCATATCTCTTGTACAGGCATTGTGTGTTATGTTCATAAGGTCTACTGCAACACATAATGATATCAGTCAAAGTAGAGATAATTATAACCGCCTATCCACAGTGCACCTGCTGATGCATCCACTGAGGAAACAGCCGCtactgatgatgctgatgatgatgctcttgctgctgctcctcctcctgctgctacACACGCTACGGGAAATGGTGTGGCCTCAGAGGTAGACCCCTTTTACATAGTGAGAGGCCACAGTTATTATGGTAACGATTGATATAAGTGCCATTAACTGTTTTCAGTCACAGGCTACTGGGGAGGCTGTTGGCGATGATGTGGAGAGTGACAGCGAcagtgatgatgacgacgacgatgtCCGTGTCACCATTGGAGACATTAAAACTGGGGCTCCACAATACACGTATGCTTTTGAAATACTGTCTACATGTGCACACAACAGAAAAACCTACTTTGCAAACATGTTTAGTTTTGTTATACATGTTATTTCTCATTTCTTATAGACCTGACTTTTGATGTATCCAACAGTTTCAGAAAATAGAGCTTGTGACTGTGAGGGTTTGGTTGTGTTTCTCCCTCAGACCATATGGCACCCCACCAGTTAATCTCAACATTAAAACGCCTGGCTCCAGGTCTTATGGACAAGGTATGTCTTCATTACCCTATCGCTGCTGTTGTAGCTACAACAACACTGTTCGCAGAGAGACACAAATAATCACACCTTTGTTTTATTTCTAGTTAATGCAAAACTGAAAGGAGTCGATCTTGACGCACCTGGCAACATCAATGGTGTTCCTGTGCTTGAAGTGGATATGGAGTTGTTTGAGGAGAAACCCTGGAGGAAACCAGGTATGTTTGCAAGCACAAATAACATCTCAGTACACCAACATATTCATATAAACACACAGTGTATTCATATTATTAGAACGATTTTGTACAACATAGCATTTTTACCCGGGGGGGTGACAACGCCCAAATGGCTTGTCCCctgaaatcaacattttagaagtgaaaactccgccagaaaaaaaacacatgacagTCCACGCACATCTCTGTGGTTGTGCTGGAGGCACGCTAGATCGcaggtgcaggttctggaagatctagaaagctttatgtgagCGTTATCGGGTGTAGCTGCTCAATTGGAGTCTACAACTCActacaaaatgcagaaaattagcataataggtcacctttGATGTTGAATACTATTTTGTTTGGTTGATGAAGGGGCCAGACCCAGGCATATTTCCACCAGTACACATCCATATGAAGTAACATTTACTCCAACTAGCTGACGTATGTGTCACAGCTTATTTCTGACGAATGCAAAGATTATGGTCCTACTCTctctatgtttgtgtgtgtgtgtgtgtgtgtgtgcaggtgcgGATCTGTCGGACTACTTTAATTATGGCTTCAATGAGGACACGTGGAAAGCTTACTGTGAGAAACAGAAGCGACTGCGCATGGGCCTGGAAGTTTCTACTGTAGGGTCAGGGACAAGTAAAATCACCGTAAGTGAAGGCCCATTAGTGTATCGTCTCTTTGTGTTTTAGCAGTATCATTCATTTCTATATCAAGTGGTAGGTAAATTGGAAATAAAACctcttcttttttgtttgttgcatCGTAACATCCAAGGTCCAGCAAGGCAGGACAGGCAATGAGAAAGATATGTCCAGTCTTCCTGTTCACACCTCCAAGCCTGACTTTACGTCTCCAGTCAGTCTCTACAAGTCTGTCACCAGTCAGGTCACCAGGTAATGCTTCTGCTTTTATCCTGAAGGCATTTCAGTCTCCATCACAACAGAAAGGTAGAAGCCCCATTTTGTTTTCCAGCGGACCAAATGGAAACAAAGTAGAAATAATGTGTAACagtttataaaaaatgtattaaactaTTACAATAGAAGACAGAACTTATGATGGTTAAAAAAAGGAGAAGAAAAAGTTCACcaacttttgtgtgtgttggtgtctgTTACTCTCATCTCCTTTACACCCTGGTAGGATCTCCCCCACTCAGTGGACTGCCCCGTCTGCCCAGGACATGTCCTATTATACGTAAGTGGGCACGGCCTTGTCCCAACTAGGTGAAATGTAGATGATGTGAAATGTTTTCAGAAAATGGGGGCTCTGGTGGATTTTATTTACTGAAAAAATACCTCTGTGCTCTTTTTGAAGTACTGTGTGTACTTGTAATCATTTGGAAGTTGTATGTAACGTAACATAATTTGTAAGCAAGCTCAAATGGCATAGTCATGTCCAATTTTTCATATTGTACATTGCTGGTTTAGGATCATTTCTACATACAGTCTATGTCCCTCATgcaatatagtatttttttcagtTGGATGAAAAGGCAAGAGTGTTTGCTGAGGAGCGATGGGTGTgcatccttgttttttttttaacttgcaaTATTGCTTTTCTTGTTTTCCCAGGAAGTCAAGTGGTAGCATAGATGTAATTGGTGGGCAGACTGCCACTATCAGCAGGGTGGAAGGGCGACGTAGGCATAACCTGGAAGGCAATAACATCCAGGtattttaaacacacacaattagTCTAATGAAGAAAAGGTAAATTATAATTCTTACACTGTGGCTGTCATGGTACAGGTGATCTCTGAACGTTCTACGTCAGAGGCAGAGTCTACCACTGCTAAGATGCCCACGTTCTTCCCTCCTGGACCCCTCCCTCCAAACATCCCTCCGCCTCCTTTCCTGCCCCCGCCACCCAACGTCAGCTCTGCACCTCCACTTATCCCGCCACCCAGTAAGTTGTATCTTTCTCGAATAGCCTATCTTGTGCAAATCTTGTATGGTATATGACACTAATTACCTTctaacttactttttatttttgtctctcTCAGGGTTGCCCATCACTGTACCTCCTCCAGGGTTTCCTCCTCCGCCCAGTGGTCCCCCGCCTTCTATCATCCCCACTATGGACAGGTAATGTTATGAGCTGCGTAGAGCCGACAAACAGCTACagtaaattaatttattcattttgtaccgcttatccagTATGGTCGGTCTGACTTCAAGTTGATGGTGTCAGCAAGCTTTTCTGATCCTCTCATCCCAAAGTGCTGTCAGGAGAGCGCCAAAATAGTAAAACTCTAGTAGTAGTAACAGCAGAGCTCTTGCCATGAACGTCCTTTCCAGTCAacaacatagaaaaaaaaagtgtgaaaggaAGGGAGATGGCGATACTATGCAAGACATGAGGGCATGACAATACACATCACAGTGTCCTCTACAGGTTGCAGGCTGCAATAATACGAAAAACACGTGATCGTTTTTTGTGATCAGCTTTATAAAAGCATTGATCAGCATGTGCCGATCATCAGCTGATTAATAGAAAATCTTGTTAATGCTCTTGCATTTCTACAACAGCCATCCCGGGGGTTACGATGGACGCGCTATCCCTCCATATCCATTCCCGCAAGGTCAGTGGGCATTGTCAAATTTCTGCATTATTAATTCTGAATATTAAACACATCTTCCATTGCTTGTGTTGTTGCCAAATAAACATTGAAACATATCTGACCACTTGTTATCTTTAGGTGCCTACCCTCCCCCCATGTCTGGCGGTGTGCCTCCTTCCTGGCCTCCGTTAATGGATAACTCCAAACCATGGGACTACTATTCTCGGCGGGACGACAAGCGCGACAAAGACAGAGAGCGGCCCCGAGAGAGGACGCATGAGCGGGATAGAGATAGAGAAAGGGAACGAGAGCACAGCCCCTCGGGGATTGGATACACCAGGTGAGAATGAAGAAGAGTAGAAAGTGTTGTATGGAAACATCCCCATGTGTCCCAATATTAATGTCCCTGTCATGTCAGTATCATCAGTAGTATAATCTgctccttttatttattttttttattgcggaAAAGGTTTTACTCGTAATCCATGTCACTTTTTGTTTTGCTATATAAATCTGATTGCACTTTATAACAGACAGTAAGGCCCCAGTAAGTGTGATATTTGACCACCGTTGTCCTTGCCCCAGTGACGAGGAGCGATATCGTTACCGAGAATACCAGGAACGTGCTTATGGAGACCGTCATCGCGAGCGAGCAAGTCGTGAGAAGGAAGACAGACACCGGGAGAGGCGGCACCGAGAGAAAGACGAGGGGCGCCACAAGTCCTCTCGCAGGTATGCCAACATGTAAACCTCAGGGGGGCGCAGCTACACTCTCCCGTCCAATTCCTCTTACCGACTCGACGCCACAGTTTAGCCTtgtcctctctctctccttctgtCTAAGTCTTATTGATTTCTCTGTCTCTCATTGTTTTACCCTTCATCTCTGCACATTGGCATCCCCCTCGCTCCGCCCTTGCCCCGCTTCCTCtgttagcagcagcagcaggaggaggcacGACAGCGAA from Doryrhamphus excisus isolate RoL2022-K1 chromosome 1, RoL_Dexc_1.0, whole genome shotgun sequence encodes the following:
- the fip1l1b gene encoding pre-mRNA 3'-end-processing factor FIP1 isoform X1 — encoded protein: MSAEEADKPATTDANAGDEEEEWLYGDESEGKDEEEAKPNAADSAPADASTEETAATDDADDDALAAAPPPAATHATGNGVASESQATGEAVGDDVESDSDSDDDDDDVRVTIGDIKTGAPQYTPYGTPPVNLNIKTPGSRSYGQVNAKLKGVDLDAPGNINGVPVLEVDMELFEEKPWRKPGADLSDYFNYGFNEDTWKAYCEKQKRLRMGLEVSTVGSGTSKITVQQGRTGNEKDMSSLPVHTSKPDFTSPVSLYKSVTSQVTRISPTQWTAPSAQDMSYYTKSSGSIDVIGGQTATISRVEGRRRHNLEGNNIQVISERSTSEAESTTAKMPTFFPPGPLPPNIPPPPFLPPPPNVSSAPPLIPPPRLPITVPPPGFPPPPSGPPPSIIPTMDSHPGGYDGRAIPPYPFPQGAYPPPMSGGVPPSWPPLMDNSKPWDYYSRRDDKRDKDRERPRERTHERDRDREREREHSPSGIGYTSDEERYRYREYQERAYGDRHRERASREKEDRHRERRHREKDEGRHKSSRSSSSRRRHDSEEGDSHRRHKHKKSKRSKEGKETSEDMGADQENQEAME
- the fip1l1b gene encoding pre-mRNA 3'-end-processing factor FIP1 isoform X2, coding for MSAEEADKPATTDANAGDEEEEWLYGDESEGKDEEEAKPNAADSAPADASTEETAATDDADDDALAAAPPPAATHATGNGVASESQATGEAVGDDVESDSDSDDDDDDVRVTIGDIKTGAPQYTPYGTPPVNLNIKTPGSRSYGQVNAKLKGVDLDAPGNINGVPVLEVDMELFEEKPWRKPGADLSDYFNYGFNEDTWKAYCEKQKRLRMGLEVSTVGSGTSKITVQQGRTGNEKDMSSLPVHTSKPDFTSPVSLYKSVTSQVTRISPTQWTAPSAQDMSYYTKSSGSIDVIGGQTATISRVEGRRRHNLEGNNIQVISERSTSEAESTTAKMPTFFPPGPLPPNIPPPPFLPPPPNVSSAPPLIPPPRLPITVPPPGFPPPPSGPPPSIIPTMDSHPGGYDGRAIPPYPFPQGAYPPPMSGGVPPSWPPLMDNSKPWDYYSRRDDKRDKDRERPRERTHERDRDREREREHSPSGIGYTSDEERYRYREYQERAYGDRHRERASREKEDRHRERRHREKDEGRHKSSRSSSRRRHDSEEGDSHRRHKHKKSKRSKEGKETSEDMGADQENQEAME
- the fip1l1b gene encoding pre-mRNA 3'-end-processing factor FIP1 isoform X3, with amino-acid sequence MSAEEADKPATTDANAGDEEEEWLYGDESEGKDEEEAKPNAADSAPADASTEETAATDDADDDALAAAPPPAATHATGNGVASEATGEAVGDDVESDSDSDDDDDDVRVTIGDIKTGAPQYTPYGTPPVNLNIKTPGSRSYGQVNAKLKGVDLDAPGNINGVPVLEVDMELFEEKPWRKPGADLSDYFNYGFNEDTWKAYCEKQKRLRMGLEVSTVGSGTSKITVQQGRTGNEKDMSSLPVHTSKPDFTSPVSLYKSVTSQVTRISPTQWTAPSAQDMSYYTKSSGSIDVIGGQTATISRVEGRRRHNLEGNNIQVISERSTSEAESTTAKMPTFFPPGPLPPNIPPPPFLPPPPNVSSAPPLIPPPRLPITVPPPGFPPPPSGPPPSIIPTMDSHPGGYDGRAIPPYPFPQGAYPPPMSGGVPPSWPPLMDNSKPWDYYSRRDDKRDKDRERPRERTHERDRDREREREHSPSGIGYTSDEERYRYREYQERAYGDRHRERASREKEDRHRERRHREKDEGRHKSSRSSSSRRRHDSEEGDSHRRHKHKKSKRSKEGKETSEDMGADQENQEAME